The genomic region CTGCACCGGCTGGTTTTTGTCGGAGTAGCGGATGCGGTTCCCGGCCAGACTGGCGCGGCGGACCAGCACTTGCCAGTTGTGGCCTTCGTTGCCTTCGGGTCCGACGGGGTCCGGTTCGTTCTTGCGGGTCTTTTTGTCAAAGGTGGCGTTGAGGTCCGAGTTCTGGAGCGTGAAGGACCGCAGCCCCAGCCGCTGGCCGTTCAGGTAAAAATAATCGGACTCCAGCCCGAGGTAGCCGATGGCGCCTTTGGTGGTAAAATCCATCGTTTCGATGCGTACGTCCCAGCGCGAGCGCCGGATTTTCCAGGAGCCCAGTCCGAGGTCGAGCGTATCCCCGACCGCCGCTTTGGCCGCCGAATCCGCCGGGTTGTCGATGCCTTCGTACAGGCGGACATTCGCCGCCAGCCCGTCGATGGTGGCCTCGTTGAGGTGAAACTGCGAACGGTTCAGGTTCGTTTTGTCGAAGGTCGTCCGCAGGCTGTCGAGGTAGGTGTTCAGTTCCATGCCCACCACGTCGTCGTGGTACCGGATGCGAACGTCTTTGAGCAGGGCCGCCGTCAGGCTGATGTCCAGCGGGGCGGCCGTGGTATCCTGCGGCTTGGGCGGGGCTCCCGTGTCGAAGGCATCGATGATGTACTGAAAATTAAAGTCCGGCGATTGGTCGTTTGGGCTGGCTTTCAGGCGATTGACATTCAGCCGGACCTTATCCAGTTCCACTTCGTTGATCGCAATCCGGCTTTGCAGCAGCCCGAGCATATCCATGTTGACGTACAGCCGCTGGCCCGAAAGCAGCGTGTCGCCTTTGGGCGTGATGAAGAGCACGTCGTTCAGTTCGATCCAGTCGGGCAGGCGGTACGCAATGCGGCCGATCCGGAACGGCGACTGGAGTTTTTTGGCGAGGTAGCGGTTGACCTGCCGGGTCACCAGCGTCTGGCCCCAGGGTGTCACGGTAACTACGCCGACAAAGGCGGCTATCAGAATAATAAGCGCCAGAAAGAAATAGAGAATATAAAGCAGGTATCTGTTCACGACTTCCGATGCGTCCTGGTGTAACGTCCGGAACAGCGGTTGGGTAGGCAGGTTCCGGCACTTTTCGTTGCTTGGCAAACGGGCAAACGCCGCTTTATGTTACAAATGGAGATAATTTCCTATTTTCCGCCCCAGGTTGCGGCGCCGCTGTCCAAAGCCCCAATTCATTCTGGTCTTTATAAAAATGAAAAACAATCCCCGCGTTCTGAACGCCTGGTGCCTGTACGACTGGGCCAATTCCGTCCACTCGCTGGTCATCGTTTCCAGCATTTTCCCCGTTTATTTCAGCGCCACGGCCCTCAACGAAGCGGGCGGACCGGTAATCGATTTTCTCGGATTTTCGGTCAAAAACACCGTTCTGTTCTCCTATGCCGTTTCGGTTTCGTTCCTGATCGTGGCCCTGTTGAGTCCGTTCTCCACCGCCATCGCCGATTACAGCGGGCAGAAAAAGGCGTTCATGAAATTTTTCTGCTACCTCGGCTCTGTCAGCTGCGGACTGCTGTATTTCTTCACCCGGGAAACGACCACGTTTGCCGTTTTCTGCTTTGTGCTGAGCCTCATCGGCTGGAGCGGCAGCATCGTGTTTTACAATTCCTACCTGCCCGAAATCGCCACGGAAGACCGCTTCGACCGGGTCAGCGCGCGGGGCTTTTCGATGGGCTACGTCGGCAGCGTGCTGCTGCTGGTCTTCAACCTGACCATGCTGCTGTTTCCGCAATGGTACGGCGGTCTTTCGGGGGGTCAGGCGTCGCGGATTTCGTTTCTGACCGTGAGCCTCTGGTGGATCGGTTTCGCCCAGATTCCCTTCCGCCTCCTGCCCGACCCCGTCCGGCCCGACCGGCCCCAGGGCGACAACCGCTGGCTGTTCAACGGCTTCCGCGAACTGAAAAAGGTGTTTCGGGAAGTGCAGCACCACAAACTGCTCAAGCGCTTTCTGGTGGCGTTTTTTATCTACAACATGGGCGTGCAGACGGTCATGTACATCGCCACCATTTTCGGCAGCGACGAGCTGAAGCTGCCTTCGCAGAGCCTCATTGTGACCATCCTGCTGATTCAGCTGGTAGCCATCGCGGGGGCGAGCTTTTTCGCCCGGCTGTCGGAGCGGGTCGGTAATATTTACGCGCTGATGGTGGCGGTTTTCATCTGGATCGGCATCTGCACCGGCGCGTACTACCTGACGACGGAGTACCAGTTTTACGCCCTGGCGACGGTCGTGGGGCTGGTGATGGGCGGCGTACAGTCCCTTTCCCGCTCGACGTATTCAAAATTAATTCCCGAAACGACGCACGACACGGCTTCTTATTTCAGCTTTTACGACGTGACAGAGAAAATGTCCATCGTGCTCGGCACGGCGGTATATGGTCTGATTGAGCAGGTTACGGGCAGCATGCGCAACAGCATCCTGGCGTTGCTGGTCCTGTTTGTGGCCGGTCTGCTGCTTTTGTGGCGCATTCCTTCTCAAAAAGTTTACGGCGTGCGCTTGCAGTCTTCCTGAATTTGTCTACTTTTGTGCCACCAAACACGGATTTGGCC from Tellurirhabdus rosea harbors:
- a CDS encoding MFS transporter, with amino-acid sequence MKNNPRVLNAWCLYDWANSVHSLVIVSSIFPVYFSATALNEAGGPVIDFLGFSVKNTVLFSYAVSVSFLIVALLSPFSTAIADYSGQKKAFMKFFCYLGSVSCGLLYFFTRETTTFAVFCFVLSLIGWSGSIVFYNSYLPEIATEDRFDRVSARGFSMGYVGSVLLLVFNLTMLLFPQWYGGLSGGQASRISFLTVSLWWIGFAQIPFRLLPDPVRPDRPQGDNRWLFNGFRELKKVFREVQHHKLLKRFLVAFFIYNMGVQTVMYIATIFGSDELKLPSQSLIVTILLIQLVAIAGASFFARLSERVGNIYALMVAVFIWIGICTGAYYLTTEYQFYALATVVGLVMGGVQSLSRSTYSKLIPETTHDTASYFSFYDVTEKMSIVLGTAVYGLIEQVTGSMRNSILALLVLFVAGLLLLWRIPSQKVYGVRLQSS